A single region of the Streptomyces sp. NBC_01262 genome encodes:
- a CDS encoding acyl-CoA dehydrogenase family protein, with protein MGDFSLELNDDQTAVRDWIHGFAADVIRPAAAEWDEREETPWPVIQEAAKIGLYSLDFYAQQYFDPTGLGIAITMEELFWGDAGIGLSIVGTALAAVGVLANGTEEQIGTWIPQMYGDVNDVKLASFCSSEPDAGSDVSAMRTRAVYDQAKDEWVLNGTKTWATNGGIANVHVVVAVVDPELGARGHASFVVPPNTPGLSQGQKFKKHGIRASHTAEVVLEDVRIPGSCLLGGKDKLDERLARARERAKTGGERVKNAAMATFEASRPAVGAQAVGIARAAYEVALDYAKTRVQFGRPIIDNQGIAFQLADMRTQIDAARLLVWRASWMAITGKPFTSAEGSMSKLYAGETAKKVTGQAMQILGGNGFTREYPVERMHRDAAIYTIFEGTSEIQRLVIARTLSGLPIR; from the coding sequence ATGGGCGACTTCTCGCTCGAGCTCAACGACGACCAGACCGCTGTACGCGACTGGATCCACGGCTTCGCCGCCGACGTGATCCGCCCGGCCGCCGCCGAATGGGACGAGCGCGAGGAAACCCCCTGGCCGGTCATCCAGGAGGCCGCCAAGATCGGCCTGTACTCACTGGACTTCTACGCCCAGCAGTACTTCGACCCCACCGGCCTCGGCATAGCCATCACCATGGAAGAGCTCTTCTGGGGCGACGCGGGCATCGGCCTGTCCATCGTCGGCACCGCGCTGGCCGCCGTCGGCGTCCTCGCCAACGGCACCGAGGAGCAGATCGGCACCTGGATCCCCCAGATGTACGGCGACGTCAACGACGTCAAGCTCGCCTCCTTCTGCTCCTCCGAGCCGGACGCGGGATCCGACGTCTCCGCGATGCGCACCCGTGCCGTCTACGACCAGGCCAAGGACGAGTGGGTCCTCAACGGCACCAAGACCTGGGCCACGAACGGCGGCATCGCCAACGTCCACGTCGTCGTCGCCGTGGTCGACCCCGAACTCGGCGCCCGGGGCCACGCCTCCTTCGTCGTCCCGCCGAACACCCCCGGCCTCTCCCAGGGCCAGAAGTTCAAGAAGCACGGCATCCGCGCCTCCCACACCGCCGAGGTCGTCCTCGAGGACGTCCGCATCCCCGGCTCCTGCCTCCTCGGCGGCAAGGACAAGCTCGACGAACGCCTCGCCCGGGCCCGCGAGCGCGCCAAGACCGGCGGCGAGCGCGTCAAGAACGCCGCCATGGCCACCTTCGAGGCCTCCCGCCCGGCAGTCGGCGCCCAGGCCGTCGGCATCGCCCGCGCCGCGTACGAGGTCGCCCTCGACTACGCCAAGACCCGCGTCCAGTTCGGCCGCCCCATCATCGACAACCAGGGCATCGCCTTCCAGCTCGCCGACATGCGCACCCAGATCGACGCCGCCCGCCTCCTGGTCTGGCGCGCCTCCTGGATGGCCATCACCGGCAAGCCCTTCACCTCCGCCGAGGGCTCCATGTCCAAGCTCTACGCCGGCGAAACGGCGAAGAAGGTGACCGGGCAGGCCATGCAGATCCTCGGCGGCAACGGCTTCACCCGCGAGTACCCCGTGGAGCGGATGCATCGGGACGCGGCCATCTACACGATCTTCGAGGGGACCAGCGAGATCCAGCGGCTCGTGATCGCCCGCACGCTTTCGGGGCTGCCGATCCGCTGA